Proteins encoded within one genomic window of Pieris brassicae chromosome 12, ilPieBrab1.1, whole genome shotgun sequence:
- the LOC123717260 gene encoding uncharacterized protein LOC123717260, which translates to MACILDNLYLIENVVIKKGVNISPCSIGLEFYVTLEYVDDSTVDVSGDQCCLVDDGQEDCDELRIVGGCNDYIPHGTPKTLVLIAPILNPYQRKGYCSIFVDTKASDHTNKRDIVLIEFDTTANETNDIKICKNEDEDPLNDCKPVDCDSFHNTKKPFYNPKYKRCVEVPRCADTAIYSPLSNECVEEPISEDDIEYLKQHDGKVRNTKDILIIQNRMNDTSVSHNEAKPPKITPPRNIPADDTIYFKMLVRKCFVGHNTSVIILSVIVVLQCGLIFALLYCIAKSCTCFKEKKVVRKFFNYRQDATVTTPLINTSNMDTEIDDQFLSDSSKVDQKIKCYKACQKETENARASMSDDILSKCLNRRDWKHTRSDTIPEDAENDIKRIENDNKETKVMFEDEIKHAQTSTEKRDTSEKSVEVNRSSETEIRCHNYVSNVPSFNQNISARYVTEQPRRTVSKSTEKGAQAYFSNDSLDEYLSERGMIYLAGENISKYTFTSNSTENKPSTTSISSKTSKNIMQKVLSMMHKKSKVPLSDPGKKELDLQLLHMSKGTMYSSSNDSEYRAYRKKDSRTSL; encoded by the exons atggcgTGTATTTtggataatttatatttgatagagaatgttgttattaaaaagGGTGTGAATATATCACCTTGCAGTATTGGATTAGAGTTTTATGTGACGTTAGAGTATGTAGATGACTCTACAGTCGATGTGAGTGGAGACCAATGTTGCTTGGTAGACGATGGCCAGGAAGACTGTGACGAACTCAGGATTGTAGGAGGATGTAATGATTATATTCCTCATG GAACTCCTAAAACTTTGGTTCTAATAGCGCCAATACTTAACCCGTATCAGAGAAAAGGTTATTGTTCCATATTCGTTGACACGAAAGCTTCAGATCACACAAACAAAcgagatatagttttaatcgAATTCGATACTACCGCCAATGAAACAAATGATATCAAAATATGTAAGAACGAGGATGAGGACCCGCTTAACGACTGCAAACCGGTTGATTGTGATAGTTTTCATAATACTAAGAAACCATTCTATAAtcctaaatataaaagatgTGTAGAAGTACCGAGATGTGCAGATACTGCTATTTATAGCCCCCTTTCTAATGAATGTGTTGAAGAACCTATCAGTGAAGACGATATAGAATATTTGAAACAACATGATGGTAAAGTTAGAAATACTAAAGATATTCtcataatacaaaatagaatgaATGACACAAGCGTAAGTCATAATGAAGCAAAACCTCCTAAAATTACGCCTCCAAGAAATATACCAGCCGACGACactatatactttaaaatgttGGTAAGAAAGTGCTTCGTTGGTCATAATACGTCAGTGATAATTCTTAGTGTTATAGTTGTTCTACAATGTGGTTTGATATTTGCCTTACTCTATTGCATTGCGAAGAGCTGTACCtgttttaaagaaaagaaaGTAGTAAGAAAGTTTTTCAACTACAGACAAGATGCGACAGTAACGACGCCTCTAATAAATACAAGTAACATGGATACGGAAATAGATGACCAATTTCTTAGTGACTCATCCAAAGTCGatcaaaaaataaagtgttataaaGCATGCCAGAAAGAAACTGAAAATGCCAGAGCTAGCATGTCTGatgatattttatcaaaatgcCTTAATCGACGTGATTGGAAACATACTAGATCTGATACAATACCTGAAGATGCAGAGAATGATATTAAAAGAATAGAGAATGATAATAAGGAAACTAAAGTTATGTTTGAGGACGAAATAAAACATGCTCAAACAAGTACAGAGAAACGGGATACTAGTGAAAAATCAGTTGAAGTCAACCGATCTTCTGAAACAGAGATCCGATGTCACAACTACGTATCAAACGTTCCAAGCTTCAATCAGAACATTAGCGCACGTTATGTTACTGAACAACCTCGTCGTACAGTCTCCAAATCAACAGAAAAAGGTGCTCAGGCATATTTCTCGAATGATTCGCTCGATGAATACTTATCTGAACGTGGAATGATATATTTAGCTGGTGAGAATATTTCGAAATACACGTTTACTTCTAACTCGACGGAAAATAAGCCATCCACGACATCTATTTCGAGTAAGACTTCGAAGAACATTATGCAAAAAGTTCTCTCGATGATGCATAAGAAATCAAAAGTGCCTCTTTCTGATCCAGGAAAAAAGGAATTAGATTTGCAGTTGTTGCATATGTCAAAAGGAACTATGTATTCATCAAGTAATGATTCAGAGTACCGAGCGTATAGGAAAAAAGACTCTAGGACGTCGCTGTAG
- the LOC123717266 gene encoding peroxisomal biogenesis factor 19 gives MADNKEVDKKDDDRDPELDDLLDSALQDMTKKEPSAEQVSTGESQNMWSEEFIKEAAAQFESNMATILGSFSGVPEDQISQDQIAQTFSKMAEAAAQVLKPQGESNNAPLQGDPAVQNKIDDVSAAISQTLQNLNTNTENLQTPFSDADLANMFAEFNLSEGSQEGNAFIPFMQGMMQSLLSKEVLYPSLKELVDKYPEWLRNNKDTLDPAEYERFTQQEKLMRQVCDELEPEQDSDPEDVKKRRFQVVLELMQKTQDLGQPPTELVGDMAEPPPGFTPAPDANSQCSLM, from the exons atggcgGATAATAAAGAAGTAGACAAAAAGGACGATGATCGCGATCCAGAACTCGATGATTTGCTGGACa GTGCCTTACAAGACATGACAAAGAAAGAGCCTTCTGCAGAACAGGTATCTACTGGGGAAAGTCAAAATATGTGGAGTGAGGAGTTTATTAAAGAAGCTGCAGCACAATTTGAAAGCAACATGGCCACTATACTTGGCAGTTTTAGTGGTGTGCCTG AGGATCAAATTTCACAGGACCAAATAGCACAAACATTCTCCAAAATGGCTG AGGCGGCTGCCCAAGTACTTAAGCCACAAGGGGAAAGCAACAATGCACCTTTGCAGGGTGATCCTGCTGTACAGAACAAGATAGACGAT GTGTCAGCAGCAATATCCCAAACTCTGCAGAACCTCAACACCAATACAGAGAACTTACAAACACCCTTCTCAGACGCTGATCTTGCAAATATGTTTGCGGAATTCAACTTATCTGAAGGAAGTCAG GAGGGCAATGCCTTTATACCTTTCATGCAAGGAATGATGCAGTCATTATTGTCAAAGGAGGTGCTCTACCCTTCGCTAAAGGAACTAGTTGACAAATATCCCGAGTGGCTTCGGAATAACAAAGACACCTTGGATCCAGCAGAATATGAAAG GTTCACCCAACAAGAAAAATTGATGCGTCAGGTGTGTGATGAACTGGAGCCGGAGCAAGACTCCGACCCAGAGGATGTCAAGAAGAGACGCTTTCAAGTTGTCTTGGAGTTGATGCAAAAG ACGCAAGACCTTGGACAGCCCCCCACTGAATTGGTGGGAGATATGGCTGAACCTCCTCCGGGATTCACCCCCGCTCCTGATGCGAATTCGCAGTGTTCACTTATGTAA
- the LOC123717265 gene encoding putative fatty acyl-CoA reductase CG5065: MAPSIGVAEYYANKTIFITGATGFMGKVLIEKMLRCCPDVKKIYLLMRPKRGQGTKERLHDFINCKVFESLRATSPDCFSKLQVIPGDILQEDIGISEEHRQTLQDEVQCVFHCAACVRFDMFIRDAVNMNTLGTMKVLQLVEGIKNLEVFEHVSTSYCRCEVHTLEERVYPARHAPKDVVHTVKWMDDDLLTYLQPKLIEPQPNTYAYTKNLTEDLVTQYEGKFPIVIARPSIVMAALKEPIPGWVDNMNGPTGLLVGAGKGVIRTMHCNDSYQADVMPVDMAVNACLVLAYLTALDRPKEVRVCNVTQSGVNPITWGQALDLGRIHVHEFPFSLCLWYPGGSAKSSRAHHTAALLLTHMLPAYLVDLLMFLMGQKTFMVKIQKRVNYGLEVLQYYTTKEWFFDNELYRSLPNLISENDRKIFYTDLRIVEWSSYIRNYIKGAREFCCKEDPSTLPAARRRHTQLFYLDLLMQTIVYGLLAYFFYYYVIRIFC; this comes from the exons ATGGCGCCATCTATCGGCGTGGCGGAGTACTACGccaacaaaactatatttataacaggcgccactggttttatgGGAAAGGTTCTTATAGAGAAGATGCTAAGATGCTGCCCAgatgtaaagaaaatatacttGCTAATGCGGCCAAAGCGCGGACAAGGCACTAAGGAAAGGCTGcacgattttattaattgtaag GTCTTCGAGAGTTTACGAGCGACATCTCCAGATTGTTTCTCGAAGCTCCAGGTGATACCGGGTGATATATTGCAGGAGGACATTGGCATCTCTGAAGAACATCGTCAGACATTACAAGACGAAGTGCAATGCGTGTTTCATTGCGCTGCATGTGTCAG ATTTGATATGTTCATTCGCGATGCTGTTAATATGAACACACTGGGCACCATGAAAGTGTTACAACTGGTGGAAGGCATTAAGAATCTAGAG gtGTTCGAGCATGTATCAACGTCATACTGCCGATGTGAAGTCCACACTCTGGAGGAGCGCGTGTATCCAGCGAGACATGCGCCAAAGGATGTGGTGCACACTGTGAAATGGATGGATGACGACTTACTGACATACCTACAGCCTAA ACTGATCGAGCCGCAACCAAACACATACGCGTACACCAAGAACCTCACAGAGGATCTTGTTACTCAATACGAGGGCAAATTTCCAATCGTCATCGCCAGACCTTCGATTG taATGGCTGCCTTAAAGGAACCTATACCGGGATGGGTGGACAACATGAATGGACCAACTGGGTTGCTTGTTGGAGCTGGCAAAG gtGTGATCCGTACAATGCATTGTAACGATAGCTACCAAGCGGACGTGATGCCTGTGGACATGGCTGTCAATGCTTGTCTGGTGCTTGCCTACCTCACCGCATTAGATAG ACCAAAGGAGGTGCGAGTCTGTAATGTAACACAGTCTGGAGTCAATCCCATCACTTGGGGACAAGCCCTGGATTTAG GTCGGATTCACGTCCACGAATTTCCATTCTCTCTATGCTTATGGTACCCTGGAGGATCAGCGAAAAGTTCTCGCGCGCATCACACGGCTGCTCTTCTGCTCACGCATATGTTGCCCGCTTATCTTGTGGACCTGCTCATGTTCCTTATGGGACAGAAAACTTT CATGGTAAAGATTCAGAAACGCGTGAACTACGGTCTTGAAGTACTTCAGTATTATACTACCAAGGAATGGTTCTTCGACAATGAATTATACCGTTCCCTACCTAACCTCATCTCGGAGAACGATAGAAAAATCTTCTATACAGATCTTAGG ATAGTTGAATGGAGCTCCTACATCCGTAACTACATTAAGGGTGCGCGTGAGTTTTGCTGTAAAGAGGATCCCAGCACGCTGCCAGCTGCGCGTCGCCGACACAcaca ATTGTTTTACTTGGACCTACTTATGCAGACTATTGTCTACGGGTTACTAGCTTACTTCTTCTACTATTACGTCATACGGATTTTCTGCTAG